A single genomic interval of Spinacia oleracea cultivar Varoflay chromosome 6, BTI_SOV_V1, whole genome shotgun sequence harbors:
- the LOC110792144 gene encoding acetylornithine deacetylase, giving the protein MASSELKETLGELNKESYVNLLTKLIGETKYLQNNPPELIPEEDRVVNHLLQILSPLSTATGGGPLIINHATYYPKRGNLIVEYPGTQPGKVVSFVGCHMDVVTADPADWDFDPFSLSIEGDILRGRGTTDCLGHVALVAELMKKLGETNPKLKSSVVAVFIANEENSAITGIGVDALGKDGLLDKLKDGPLFWIDTADKQPCIGTGGVIPWKLQGIGKLFHSGLPHKAVNAMEMTMEALKEIQLRFYKDFPPHPKEDVYGFATPSTMKPTQWVYPGGGINQIPGDCTISGDVRLTPFYDVTDCMKKLQEYVNDINDNIEKLDTRGPVSKYVLPDENIRGRLTITFDEATNGVACDLDSRGFHVLCKATEEVVGHVKPYSITGSLPLIRDLKDDGFDVQTAGYGLMATYHAKNEYCLLSDMCQGYQVFASVIAQLED; this is encoded by the exons atGGCGTCATCAGAGCTAAAAGAAACACTTGGAGAACTAAACAAAGAATCATACGTGAATCTCTTAACCAAACTCATTGGAGAAACCAAGTATTTACAGAACAACCCACCTGAGTTGATCCCAGAAGAAGACAGGGTTGTCAACCACTTGCTTcagattctctctcctctctccacCGCTACCGGTGGTGGGCCACTCATCATCAACCATGCTACTTACTATCCCAAAAGGGGAAACCTCATTGTTGAGTACCCGGGTACCCAGCCCGGAAAAGTTGTCTCCTTTGTGGGTTGTCATATGGATGTTGTCACCGCTGATCCTGCTGATTGG GATTTCGATCCTTTCTCATTGAGCATCGAGGGTGATATACTTAGAGGTCGAGGGACTACAGACTGTTTGGGACACGTTGCCTTGGTAGCTGAATTAATGAAGAAGTTAGGGGAGACAAACCCAAAATTAAAGTCGTCCGTGGTTGCAGTCTTCATAGCAAACGAGGAGAACTCAGCTATAACAGGCATTGGTGTCGATGCTCTTGGAAAGGATGGATTGCTTGATAAGTTGAAGGATGGTCCTTT GTTCTGGATAGACACAGCAGATAAACAACCTTGCATTGGTACTGGTGGCGTGATACCATGGAAGTTACAGGGAATTGGAAAACTTTTCCATAGTGGCCTTCCCCACAAG GCAGTAAATGCTATGGAAATGACAATGGAAGCACTTAAGGAGATCCAGTTACGATTTTACAAAGATTTTCCTCCGCACCCCAAAGAGGATGTCTATGGATTTGCAACCCCGTCAACCATGAAGCCCACTCAATGGGTTT ATCCAGGAGGGGGTATCAACCAGATCCCTGGCGACTGTACAATTTCCGGTGATGTCAG GCTAACTCCGTTTTATGA TGTAACTGACTGTATGAAAAAACTTCAAGAATATGTCAATGACATAAATGATAACATTGAGAAGTTAGATACTAGAGGACCCGTTTCAAAATATGTGCTGCCTGATGAAAACATTAGAGGAAG ACTTACAATAACTTTTGATGAGGCCACCAATGGTGTGGCTTGTGATCTCGATTCCCGTGGGTTTCATGTTTTATGCAAAGCTACTGAAGAAGTTGTTGGTCATGTTAAACCATATTCCATCACCGGAAGTTTGCCACTGATTCGTGACCTAAAA GATGATGGATTTGATGTTCAAACAGCAGGCTATG GTCTGATGGCAACATACCATGCCAAGAATGAATACTGCCTTCTTTCGGACATGTGCCAAGGTTACCAAGTCTTTGCAAGCGTTATTGCACAATTAGAAGATTAA
- the LOC110792138 gene encoding uncharacterized protein, which produces MESLPLLYRAPHPPTTSFKASNYGSFCFDCFIPKSTLCRRRIKYGASVVRASVDPGSSSSRRERVDGIERSDGVVGGYTGSTMEVTTFNQSFGDAASATAADFPVWDKIGAIVRLSYGIGIYGAMALAGNFICSLSGIDSSGGFQLSFDAIIQGLGYATPPIMALLFILDDEVVKLSPHARAIRDVEDEELRSFFYGMSPWQFILIVAASSVGEELFYRAAVQGALADIFLRSGDLVTDVRGMAALAGMLPPLVPFAQAFAAVITAALTGSLYYIAASPKDPTYVVAPVLQSRSGREDLKKLFAAWYERRQMKRIYSPLLEGILGLYLGFEWIQTNNILAPIITHGVYSAVVLGHGLWKIHDHRCRLRQRIQQLKSEKKDSAF; this is translated from the exons ATGGAGTCATTGCCATTGTTATACCGAGCTCCACACCCTCCAACGACATCGTTTAAGGCCTCCAATTATGGGTCCTTTTGCTTTGACTGTTTCATCCCAAAGTCAACCCTTTGCAGGAGGAGAATCAAGTATGGCGCAAGTGTTGTGAGAGCTTCAGTAGACCCaggtagtagtagtagtaggaGAGAGAGGGTTGATGGGATTGAAAGATCAGACGGTGTAGTAGGAGGGTATACTGGATCAACTATGGAAGTTACCACATTTAATCAGAGCTTTGGGGATGCTGCTAGTGCTACTGCTGCTGATTTTCCTGTTTGGGATAAGATTGGTGCTATTGTTCGGCTTAGCTATGGAATTG GCATTTATGGTGCTATGGCTCTAGCTGGGAACTTCATATGCTCACTTTCCGGAATAGACAGCTCCGGTGGTTTTCAACTGTCATTTGATGCCATTATTCAAGGACTTGGATATGCAACTCCCCCGATTATGGCTCTTCTGTTCATACTAGAT GATGAGGTTGTAAAGCTGTCACCCCATGCTCGTGCAATAAGGGATGTGGAAGATGAGGAGCTTCGAAGCTTCTTCTATGGAATGTCGCCATGGCAG TTTATACTCATTGTTGCTGCAAGCTCAGTTGGAGAAGAGCTCTTCTATCGAGCTGCTGTCCAG GGTGCTCTTGCTGATATATTCCTCAGGAGCGGTGACTTGGTAACTGATGTTCGCGGAATGGCAGCTCTG GCCGGTATGCTACCCCCATTGGTACCATTTGCTCAAGCATTTGCAGCAGTCATTACAGCTGCCCTTACAGGTTCTCTATATTATATAGCCGCGTCACCTAAAG ATCCCACATATGTTGTAGCGCCTGTTTTACAATCTCGCTCAGGCCGTGAGGATTTGAAGAAGCTTTTTGCAG CCTGGTATGAACggagacaaatgaaaagaataTACTCGCCCCTATTGGAAGGAATTTTGGGTCTTTACCTTGGATTTGAATGGATCCAA ACAAATAACATCCTAGCGCCTATCATCACACACGGGGTATACTCGGCAGTTGTTCTAGGGCATGGCTTATGGAAAATCCATGATCACCGGTGCAGGTTACGCCAGAGAATCCAGCAGCTAAAATCAGAAAAGAAAGACAGTGCCTTTTGA